CGCGCAACCGAGATCATGCGGCGTCTTTACGCCGATTTCTGTCGCAGTCATGACCGCATTCTGGAGATGGGGCTCCGCGACGCGGAGATGACCAAATATGCTGCCAATGCCATGCTGGCGACCAAGATTTCCTTCATGAATGAAATTGCCGGGCTCTGCGACAGCATGGGGGTCGATGTCGAAATGGTGCGGCGCGGGATCGGTTCCGATAACCGCATCGGCTATTCATTTATCTACCCCGGTTGTGGTTATGGCGGTTCGTGCTTTCCCAAAGATGTGCAGGCGCTGATTCATATGGCACAGCAGCAGCAGTTGCAGCCGCAGTTGCTGCAGGCGGTGCATCAGCGGAACACGGTTCAGAAAATGGTGTTGGTGGACAAAATTCGCACGCATTTTGGAGATTGTCTGGACGGAAAAGTCTTCGGACTGTGGGGGCTGGCGTTCAAGCCGGGGACGGATGACCTGCGTGAGGCTCCGTCGCAGGTGGTCATTGCCGCACTGCTCGCGGCCGGAGCCAGGGTCAAGGCCTACGACCCGGTTGCCATGGACGCTGCGCGTCAGGAGTTGCCTGCCGACTGGTTTACTTCCGGGGCACTGGAATTGTGTAATCATCAATATGATGCCCTCAGGGAGGTCGATGCGCTGGTGCTGGTGACTGAGTGGAAACCGTTCCGGCACCCCGATTTCGGGGCGATGAAACGGCTGATGGCAAAGCCGGTGATATTCGATGGGCGCAATCAATACGATCCTGATCTGCTGGTTGCCGACGGGTTTACTTACTACGGCATCGGTCGTGCGGGGAAAGGGGGCAATAGCGATGGTCGCGCCTGACCGTCTGTTTACGGTGGGTGCGGAGTGGGTCGGCAGCTATGGACAGCGCGCGTAAATCCGCGCCAAAACGGGGCAAACCGGCAAAGAAGTACAGCCAGGCGGCGCGCCTCCATGATGTCATCCGGATTCTGGAAGCGCGTTTCGGTGCTACGGTCGACGATCTGGCGGAAGAATGTGCCGTCACCCGGCGGACGGTCTATCGTGATCTTGACGCCATTCGTGATGCCGGCTATCCCCTCGTTGCGCAACGTGAAGCAGACGGGCGGATGCTGTACCGCTTTATTACCGGCTTCAGAAAAATCCCGCCGATCACTTTTTCCCTTGATGAGTTAATGACCCTCTCCCTGTGCCGGGGGCAGCTGGATTTTCTGCACGGCACCCCCTTTGCCGATGAACTCAACGCGATCTTCGGTAAAATCCATTCCAGCCTGCCGCCGCGCAGCGTCGCGCATCTGGAGCGGATTGCCCACAGTGCCGCGCCGCGCTACCAGGGGGCGCGTGACTACAGTGGCCGGCGGGAGGTGATTACCGAACTGCGCCGTGCCTTGCTCTTCCAGTATCGCTGCACCCTGCATTACACTCCGCCGCATCGGGCCGGCAGCGCGTATCTGGTCGATCCCTACACGTTGCTGGTTTATGACACGGCGCTTTACGTTGTCGGCTACGTCCACAACCGGGGTGCCAACCGCCTGTTTTTACTCGATCGTCTCGACCGCATCGAGGTGAGCGATCAACGCTTCGAGGTTCCGGAAGATTTCAGCCCCGATGCCGTAACCGGGGACGCTTTCGGCCTCATTGATGATGAAAAAGCGCTGACCATTCGGGTGCGATTCGGTCGGCAGGTCGCCCATTTGATTCGTGAACGGCAGTGGCATCCGTCGCAG
Above is a window of Desulfuromonadaceae bacterium DNA encoding:
- a CDS encoding UDP-glucose/GDP-mannose dehydrogenase family protein → MKIAIVGTGYVGLVTGTCFAEMGNTVYCVDSDQMKIASLCAGKIPIYEPGLDALVINNHANGRLKFTTSLPEAMADAEVYFIAVGTPPGAAGAADLSFVLGVAAEIGRHLAGYAVIVDKSTVPVGTADQVRVAIQQELDQRAVDIDFDVVSNPEFLKEGAAVDDFMKPDRIIIGSASNRATEIMRRLYADFCRSHDRILEMGLRDAEMTKYAANAMLATKISFMNEIAGLCDSMGVDVEMVRRGIGSDNRIGYSFIYPGCGYGGSCFPKDVQALIHMAQQQQLQPQLLQAVHQRNTVQKMVLVDKIRTHFGDCLDGKVFGLWGLAFKPGTDDLREAPSQVVIAALLAAGARVKAYDPVAMDAARQELPADWFTSGALELCNHQYDALREVDALVLVTEWKPFRHPDFGAMKRLMAKPVIFDGRNQYDPDLLVADGFTYYGIGRAGKGGNSDGRA
- a CDS encoding transcriptional regulator, which codes for MDSARKSAPKRGKPAKKYSQAARLHDVIRILEARFGATVDDLAEECAVTRRTVYRDLDAIRDAGYPLVAQREADGRMLYRFITGFRKIPPITFSLDELMTLSLCRGQLDFLHGTPFADELNAIFGKIHSSLPPRSVAHLERIAHSAAPRYQGARDYSGRREVITELRRALLFQYRCTLHYTPPHRAGSAYLVDPYTLLVYDTALYVVGYVHNRGANRLFLLDRLDRIEVSDQRFEVPEDFSPDAVTGDAFGLIDDEKALTIRVRFGRQVAHLIRERQWHPSQIIDEQTDGALILTLTAAGEKELLSWLYSYLPDVEVLQPESLRRAFCAALEHGLKGARKVRPVASRWLNVSKNP